The following proteins are co-located in the Spinactinospora alkalitolerans genome:
- the lysA gene encoding diaminopimelate decarboxylase: MSRYAHPAGPRHADVLPEEHPPSPPIDLIELDPRVWPRTARRVDGELAIGGVGVTELAREYGTPLFVLDEDDFRARARDYRLAFSDADADVYYAGKALLTKAVARWVREEGLKLDVCSGGELAVALAAGFPAERIGMHGNNKSEAELASAVEVGVGRVIVDSFDEIDRLERLAAERGRVPDVLIRVTTGVEAHTHEFVATAHDDQKFGLALSTGAAAEGIRRLVASEHVNLVGLHSHIGSQIFDTAGFEVAARRLTEFLTAIHGEHGILLPELNLGGGLGIAYLPGDRPLEPKTIAESLLGIVARECEAHGLPMPRIGVEPGRAIAGPCGVTVYEVGTVKDVEGIRTYVSVDGGMSDNIRTALYGSEYTCALASRDSGAEPMLSRLVGKHCESGDMIVRDLYLPSDLRPGDLVAVAATGAYCHSMASNYNHLPRPAVVAVREGGARTLVRRETEEDLLRLDVG, encoded by the coding sequence ATGAGCCGTTACGCCCATCCCGCCGGCCCGCGCCACGCCGACGTGCTCCCCGAGGAGCACCCGCCGAGCCCGCCCATCGACCTCATCGAGCTCGACCCCCGGGTGTGGCCGCGCACGGCCAGGCGCGTCGACGGCGAGCTCGCCATCGGCGGCGTCGGCGTCACCGAGCTGGCCCGGGAGTACGGGACGCCGCTGTTCGTCCTGGACGAGGACGACTTCCGCGCCCGCGCCCGCGACTACCGGCTGGCGTTCAGCGACGCCGACGCCGACGTCTACTACGCGGGCAAGGCGCTGCTGACCAAGGCCGTCGCCCGCTGGGTGCGGGAGGAGGGCCTCAAGCTCGACGTGTGCAGCGGGGGCGAGCTCGCCGTCGCGCTGGCCGCGGGGTTCCCGGCCGAGCGCATCGGCATGCACGGCAACAACAAGTCCGAGGCCGAGCTCGCGAGCGCGGTCGAGGTCGGCGTCGGCCGCGTCATCGTCGACTCCTTCGACGAGATCGACCGCCTGGAGCGGCTGGCCGCCGAGCGCGGCCGGGTCCCCGACGTGCTGATCCGCGTCACCACCGGCGTCGAGGCGCACACCCACGAGTTCGTCGCGACCGCCCACGACGACCAGAAGTTCGGCCTGGCGCTGAGCACCGGCGCCGCAGCCGAGGGGATCCGCCGCCTCGTCGCCTCCGAGCACGTCAACCTGGTCGGCCTGCACTCCCACATCGGTTCGCAGATCTTCGACACCGCGGGCTTCGAGGTCGCCGCGCGCCGCCTCACCGAGTTCCTCACCGCGATCCACGGCGAGCACGGGATCCTGCTGCCCGAACTCAACCTCGGCGGGGGCCTGGGCATCGCCTACCTCCCCGGCGACCGCCCGCTGGAGCCCAAGACCATCGCCGAGAGCCTGCTCGGCATCGTCGCCCGCGAGTGCGAGGCGCACGGTCTGCCGATGCCGCGCATCGGGGTGGAGCCCGGCCGCGCCATCGCCGGTCCGTGCGGCGTCACCGTCTACGAGGTGGGCACCGTCAAGGACGTCGAGGGCATCCGCACCTACGTCAGCGTCGACGGCGGCATGAGCGACAACATCCGCACCGCCCTCTACGGCTCCGAGTACACTTGCGCGCTGGCCTCGCGCGACAGCGGCGCCGAGCCGATGCTCTCGCGCCTGGTCGGCAAGCACTGCGAGAGCGGCGACATGATCGTGCGCGACCTCTACCTGCCGAGCGACCTGCGCCCCGGCGACCTCGTCGCGGTCGCGGCGACCGGAGCCTACTGCCACTCCATGGCCAGCAACTACAACCACCTGCCCCGCCCCGCCGTCGTGGCGGTGCGCGAGGGCGGGGCCCGCACACTGGTCCGCAGGGAGACCGAAGAGGACCTGCTCCGTCTGGACGTAGGCTGA
- a CDS encoding DALR anticodon-binding domain-containing protein, which produces MAGDPLSGDGATPWRLDALLRLACAAVVGGDPGDLPPAEPRRVPPGRPGDYATALPMRIAGREGRAAPDLAADLAAELRSRPQVVDAVAERPGFVNLTLAPAARVRVVRAAAEGGAYLSGRTCWGASGRDSDAADPWALSALHEAGTAERARAWARADARRRIALAAGPGGAALPPPSPRPARGGDPPAADADWRDPCLGSAPGGTEAARLLRAIGEASARVAFCRSQPERPRPGEVTGPGLPALPAPDEPGNWARHTDANPAFAVRYAHAHAHVTAFRWARDLGLARTPAGRGYCAAAVADLDAPPAAALIGALFDGPGALAAAARRSEPHILVRYLEGLSAAYHEWRESCDAITGESTGRATADGGRGEITAARLDTCAAVAGVLRTGLSLLGVSAPTRL; this is translated from the coding sequence GTGGCCGGCGACCCGTTGAGCGGGGACGGCGCCACGCCGTGGCGGCTGGACGCCCTGCTGCGCCTCGCGTGCGCCGCCGTCGTGGGCGGCGACCCCGGCGACCTGCCCCCGGCCGAGCCGCGCCGGGTCCCGCCCGGTCGGCCGGGCGACTACGCCACGGCGCTGCCGATGCGCATCGCCGGCCGCGAAGGGCGCGCGGCGCCCGACCTCGCCGCCGACCTCGCCGCCGAACTGCGGTCCCGCCCACAGGTCGTGGACGCCGTCGCCGAGCGGCCCGGCTTCGTCAACCTCACCCTCGCGCCCGCGGCCCGGGTCCGCGTGGTGCGCGCGGCCGCCGAGGGCGGCGCCTACCTGTCCGGCCGGACCTGCTGGGGCGCCTCCGGCCGCGACTCCGACGCCGCCGACCCGTGGGCGCTCTCCGCCCTGCACGAGGCCGGAACGGCCGAGCGCGCCCGCGCATGGGCGCGCGCCGACGCCCGGCGCCGCATCGCACTCGCCGCGGGACCGGGCGGGGCCGCGCTCCCGCCGCCGAGCCCGCGTCCCGCACGCGGCGGCGACCCCCCGGCGGCCGACGCGGACTGGCGCGACCCCTGCCTCGGCTCCGCGCCGGGCGGCACCGAGGCCGCCCGACTGCTGCGCGCCATCGGCGAGGCGAGCGCCCGCGTCGCGTTCTGCCGCTCGCAGCCGGAACGGCCGCGCCCCGGCGAGGTGACCGGTCCCGGCCTGCCCGCGCTGCCCGCACCGGACGAGCCGGGGAACTGGGCCCGCCACACCGACGCCAACCCGGCCTTCGCCGTCCGCTACGCCCACGCCCACGCCCACGTCACGGCCTTCCGCTGGGCGCGCGACCTCGGGCTGGCGCGCACGCCCGCCGGGCGCGGGTACTGCGCCGCGGCGGTGGCCGACCTCGACGCGCCGCCCGCCGCGGCGCTGATCGGCGCGCTCTTCGACGGGCCGGGCGCGCTGGCCGCTGCGGCCCGACGTAGCGAACCCCATATCCTGGTGCGATACCTGGAAGGGCTCTCGGCTGCATACCATGAATGGCGGGAATCCTGCGACGCCATCACGGGGGAGAGCACCGGCCGGGCCACGGCCGATGGCGGGCGCGGGGAGATCACCGCCGCGCGGCTCGACACCTGCGCAGCCGTGGCCGGTGTCCTGAGAACGGGACTGTCCCTGCTCGGCGTGTCCGCGCCCACAAGGCTGTAG